TACCATATTTTTCAATGTCATAGGCAAAGAAAAATTGCGGTTTTTTTAATATGCCGTAATCAAACATCACTGAAGAATAATCCGTAATTAACGCATCACTAATCAAATAAAGTCTAGAGATATCGTTATAATGAGATACATCGATGGCAAAATCTTCGTAACCATTTAAATCAATTGCATTGGCAATCAAATAATGCATACGTAATAAAATTACATAGTCGTCTCCAAGTGCTGCTTGAAGTTTTGGTAAATCGATTTTAAGTTCGAATGTGTATTTACCAATATCATCATATTCATCATCTCTCCAAGTTGGCGCATACAAAAGAACCTTTTTATTTTTAGGTATACCAATTTCATTACGAATTTGTTCATGAAACGGCACATCTTTAGCGTGAGTATAAACAATGTCGTTTCTTGGATATCCAATTTCAAGTATTTTAGACGGTTCCATCCAAAACGCCGATTGAAAAATTTCAGTTGAGTAACCATTAGGAGAAATGAGGTAATCCCAACGACGTGTCGCGTAGTAAAAATTACGTTTATATAATGATGTCGTTGTGTTCGGCATTCTAACTGTATTCATGTCGTTTGCAAGACGTTTCAATGGGGTGCCGTGCCACGTTTGAATATATGTTTGGTTGTGCTTCTTATTCAATATTAACGGCAGTCTTGCGTTTGAAACCCACACTGATGCTTTTTGATAAATATCATAATACTGTTTTGATCCTTTTTGTACTTTATGTGCGTTCCCAATACCATTTATATCCTCTGGTTGACTAAATACCCAATAATATTTCAAATTTGGATACGTGTTTGCCATATAGTTGTATATTGCCTTTGGACTATCACTGAAATTTTTTCCACCAAACGATTCAAAGACAATGACATCATCTTTTACTTTGGAAGGGCGGTCAGTCAATTTGTATTTAGAATAGTGTTTGCTCGGTTTATTTAAAAGGATATTTTTAACTAAACGCAATTGGTAACGTCCTGTATTAACTCGAAATGCTAATTTAAACAATCCTTTAGAAATAAGGAATAGTTCAAGCTTAAATAATGCCTTTTTCTTTATGAATTTATGTGCATTAAATGATTTTAAATAAGGTGGCAATATGTTGACATGGTGATATTTAGTTTTAATATCATATTGGCTTGGTTCTAAATGCGTATCCATAAATTGGATGAAATGTTGGATAAGACGATGTTGGATTGATTTGTTAGAACAAGCATGGATAGCATATTGCGTCGATTTCGCTAAATCTTCTAATTTCATATCAAAAGGACGTGCACTTAAGTGATACGGGTCAAAAGGGTCAATCATTTCTCCGCTAAAGTAGTAATAGTTTCCGCTTAACATAATGCATTTATTTACATACGCTAAATAATCAACTAAAAAGGGTAGGTCTATATAAATTGCTAAATTTTCATTGAATTGTAAGTGATGTTTAATTATGATGTCCCTTTTAAAAATAATGCTATTGATAGATTGACTTCGGATGAATGTTTTTAACAATGCTTGGGGTGAAATCGTATTGATTTGATCAGATTGTGTTTCATATTCATTGATTAATTCTGCTTCATTAAAAGTGTGGATAGGTGTAGCTAAAATATCATTTTCTCCCATATACATCGTAAATTTTTCGATTGATGAAGGTGCGAGCCAATCATCAGCATCTAAAAACATAAAATAGGGCGTTTTAACATACTTCATTCCTATGTTTTTTGCATATGCATGACCATGATTGGTCTCTAATTTAATATAGGTTTGATGATTAATCCAAGTTTGGTAATTGTTCATTAAACATTTTTCAGTCTCATCTGTTGATCCATCGTTGATGATGACGACATCAAAGTTTTGACTCGTTTGTGCCATTAATGATTTGATACACGTGTCGATTGTGTTACACGCATTGTAAAAAGAGATAATCACAGTTAATTGATGTTGCATAAGTTTACCACCTTAAAAGATTAGAAAGTGGGATAGAAATCTCATTGATTTCAATATCCCACTCCCTTTATCATTACTTAAATTGAAGTTCGTTTTTTAAACGAAGACGTTTTCATACTTACTTTCAACAACTTCATCATTTTATCTTATCGTAGCCGAATTTAAAACTAAGATGATGTCATTAAGAATCTTTTTTAAAAAATCGTTGTACAATTTGCTGGGCAGAAGTACCTGTTTCAAAAGTACAAAAACGGTTATAGAATTTTTCGTATTTATCTTTATACGTTTTTGTTATTTCATCAATATTTAAAATACATTCTATAAGTTTGTCGTCCGTTTTGATGAGTGGTCCAGGTGCT
The sequence above is a segment of the Staphylococcus hyicus genome. Coding sequences within it:
- a CDS encoding bifunctional glycosyltransferase family 2 protein/CDP-glycerol:glycerophosphate glycerophosphotransferase, whose product is MQHQLTVIISFYNACNTIDTCIKSLMAQTSQNFDVVIINDGSTDETEKCLMNNYQTWINHQTYIKLETNHGHAYAKNIGMKYVKTPYFMFLDADDWLAPSSIEKFTMYMGENDILATPIHTFNEAELINEYETQSDQINTISPQALLKTFIRSQSINSIIFKRDIIIKHHLQFNENLAIYIDLPFLVDYLAYVNKCIMLSGNYYYFSGEMIDPFDPYHLSARPFDMKLEDLAKSTQYAIHACSNKSIQHRLIQHFIQFMDTHLEPSQYDIKTKYHHVNILPPYLKSFNAHKFIKKKALFKLELFLISKGLFKLAFRVNTGRYQLRLVKNILLNKPSKHYSKYKLTDRPSKVKDDVIVFESFGGKNFSDSPKAIYNYMANTYPNLKYYWVFSQPEDINGIGNAHKVQKGSKQYYDIYQKASVWVSNARLPLILNKKHNQTYIQTWHGTPLKRLANDMNTVRMPNTTTSLYKRNFYYATRRWDYLISPNGYSTEIFQSAFWMEPSKILEIGYPRNDIVYTHAKDVPFHEQIRNEIGIPKNKKVLLYAPTWRDDEYDDIGKYTFELKIDLPKLQAALGDDYVILLRMHYLIANAIDLNGYEDFAIDVSHYNDISRLYLISDALITDYSSVMFDYGILKKPQFFFAYDIEKYGKSLRGFYIDYHKDLPGPIYTKPDELIQGLKQLDHIKSQYAPNIDAFYNRFCSIENGQASQIIGDMIYNEIMKKSK